A genomic region of Arachis hypogaea cultivar Tifrunner chromosome 5, arahy.Tifrunner.gnm2.J5K5, whole genome shotgun sequence contains the following coding sequences:
- the LOC112800914 gene encoding uncharacterized protein isoform X2: protein MALDRLNSPTTFEMPLEVLGHELQFTQDPNSKHLGTKVWDSSLVFAKFLERNCRKGRFSPAKLKGKRVIELGAGYGVSSFACRCVLLFVIINTVKY, encoded by the exons ATGGCACTTGACAG GTTAAATTCTCCAACCACATTTGAAATGCCACTGGAGGTTTTGGGCCATGAATTGCAGTTTACTCAG GATCCCAATTCAAAGCACTTAGGAACAAAAGTGTGGGATTCATCACTTGTTTTTGCCAAATTTCTT GAACGGAATTGCAGAAAGGGAAGGTTTTCTCCAGCTAAACTTAAAGGAAAACGTGTAATTGAACTTGGAGCTGGCTATGGTGTTTCTAGTTTTG CTTGCAGATGTGTGTTGCTTTTTGTCATAATTAACACAGTTAAATATTAA
- the LOC112800914 gene encoding uncharacterized protein isoform X5 encodes MALDRLNSPTTFEMPLEVLGHELQFTQDPNSKHLGTKVWDSSLVFAKFLERNCRKGRFSPAKLKGKRVIELGAGYGVSSFVKY; translated from the exons ATGGCACTTGACAG GTTAAATTCTCCAACCACATTTGAAATGCCACTGGAGGTTTTGGGCCATGAATTGCAGTTTACTCAG GATCCCAATTCAAAGCACTTAGGAACAAAAGTGTGGGATTCATCACTTGTTTTTGCCAAATTTCTT GAACGGAATTGCAGAAAGGGAAGGTTTTCTCCAGCTAAACTTAAAGGAAAACGTGTAATTGAACTTGGAGCTGGCTATGGTGTTTCTAGTTTTG TTAAATATTAA
- the LOC112800914 gene encoding uncharacterized protein isoform X3, producing the protein MALDRLNSPTTFEMPLEVLGHELQFTQDPNSKHLGTKVWDSSLVFAKFLFFQERNCRKGRFSPAKLKGKRVIELGAGYGVSSFVKY; encoded by the exons ATGGCACTTGACAG GTTAAATTCTCCAACCACATTTGAAATGCCACTGGAGGTTTTGGGCCATGAATTGCAGTTTACTCAG GATCCCAATTCAAAGCACTTAGGAACAAAAGTGTGGGATTCATCACTTGTTTTTGCCAAATTTCTT ttttttcaGGAACGGAATTGCAGAAAGGGAAGGTTTTCTCCAGCTAAACTTAAAGGAAAACGTGTAATTGAACTTGGAGCTGGCTATGGTGTTTCTAGTTTTG TTAAATATTAA
- the LOC112800914 gene encoding uncharacterized protein isoform X1: protein MALDRLNSPTTFEMPLEVLGHELQFTQDPNSKHLGTKVWDSSLVFAKFLFFQERNCRKGRFSPAKLKGKRVIELGAGYGVSSFACRCVLLFVIINTVKY, encoded by the exons ATGGCACTTGACAG GTTAAATTCTCCAACCACATTTGAAATGCCACTGGAGGTTTTGGGCCATGAATTGCAGTTTACTCAG GATCCCAATTCAAAGCACTTAGGAACAAAAGTGTGGGATTCATCACTTGTTTTTGCCAAATTTCTT ttttttcaGGAACGGAATTGCAGAAAGGGAAGGTTTTCTCCAGCTAAACTTAAAGGAAAACGTGTAATTGAACTTGGAGCTGGCTATGGTGTTTCTAGTTTTG CTTGCAGATGTGTGTTGCTTTTTGTCATAATTAACACAGTTAAATATTAA
- the LOC112800914 gene encoding uncharacterized protein isoform X7 — protein MALDRLNSPTTFEMPLEVLGHELQFTQERNCRKGRFSPAKLKGKRVIELGAGYGVSSFACRCVLLFVIINTVKY, from the exons ATGGCACTTGACAG GTTAAATTCTCCAACCACATTTGAAATGCCACTGGAGGTTTTGGGCCATGAATTGCAGTTTACTCAG GAACGGAATTGCAGAAAGGGAAGGTTTTCTCCAGCTAAACTTAAAGGAAAACGTGTAATTGAACTTGGAGCTGGCTATGGTGTTTCTAGTTTTG CTTGCAGATGTGTGTTGCTTTTTGTCATAATTAACACAGTTAAATATTAA
- the LOC112800914 gene encoding uncharacterized protein isoform X6, with amino-acid sequence MALDRLNSPTTFEMPLEVLGHELQFTQFFQERNCRKGRFSPAKLKGKRVIELGAGYGVSSFACRCVLLFVIINTVKY; translated from the exons ATGGCACTTGACAG GTTAAATTCTCCAACCACATTTGAAATGCCACTGGAGGTTTTGGGCCATGAATTGCAGTTTACTCAG ttttttcaGGAACGGAATTGCAGAAAGGGAAGGTTTTCTCCAGCTAAACTTAAAGGAAAACGTGTAATTGAACTTGGAGCTGGCTATGGTGTTTCTAGTTTTG CTTGCAGATGTGTGTTGCTTTTTGTCATAATTAACACAGTTAAATATTAA
- the LOC112800914 gene encoding uncharacterized protein isoform X4, producing the protein MALDRLNSPTTFEMPLEVLGHELQFTQDPNSKHLGTKVWDSSLVFAKFLFFQERNCRKGRFSPAKLKGKRVIELGAGYGVSSFAQ; encoded by the exons ATGGCACTTGACAG GTTAAATTCTCCAACCACATTTGAAATGCCACTGGAGGTTTTGGGCCATGAATTGCAGTTTACTCAG GATCCCAATTCAAAGCACTTAGGAACAAAAGTGTGGGATTCATCACTTGTTTTTGCCAAATTTCTT ttttttcaGGAACGGAATTGCAGAAAGGGAAGGTTTTCTCCAGCTAAACTTAAAGGAAAACGTGTAATTGAACTTGGAGCTGGCTATGGTGTTTCTAGTTTTG CACAATAA